TCCTAATCCAACAATTGATCCATTTGTCTTCAAGTCCCATTATTAGCCTAAGATTTATCATTCCAttactacttttttttcttgtttacactctttttttttatcttatatccTCTTTTCCAAGTGTTTTGAATCCTGGATAGCGACGTGTAACAATCGATCCCAAAAATGCTATAGTAGATGACcactattttgaaattttttatatagtacAATTGCAAAAAGGATATACAACGATAGTTTTAAATGACATATAAAGACGGTTCAAAACCGTCTTTAAAGCCAACGTCGTAGAAAGTCTTGACTTTTAATGACGATTCCAACAATAATCATCTTTAAAAAAGagtcattctaagacggttgttagaTAAAAATTGTCTTAGTCAATATAATGTATACTATatgcatataaattataaaaaaaattactcaaaattaatgactttcataattaacaatataaaggcatagatgtttttaacaaaacattTGAGTAAATACcaacaaattaaagtgaaataCAAGTTTCCTAGATAGAAATAATCAATCATCATTTTCTAAatccaagtttttttttgtcattttcattaACATTTCAACTATAGATTTCGTTTTTGGAAATTGAAATCCCAAAATAGCACCATTGTTTTGTCTGCTACACTAAATTGCTCTATCATGGTTGTAACAAGCAGGGCCGCTCAACGCTGCCATGTCACTATAATGTGCTATTTAAAaccttgtttatttctttatgtaTTCTTTTTCTTAGTCTTAATAAATCTCTTTTACCAAAAAAACTAGCAATAAATAATAggaatatcaaaattatatgaTTGCTAGATAAAGATTGAGAAAAAACATATAACATATaatattccaaaataaaatattaaagcaATTTAAGTCACCCAACATATAATTGTATGCAACATAACTTTAGCAAAgcctaataatcaataaatctcTATCCATCATCCACTGGATTTTTCAACTTCTCAAATCTGAATAGCGCTAGGGGGTTTCATTCTTTCATAAGTTTTCccataaaaatttatactttcAACTACATAAACACAACTTATCAAACATAGTTGGAAAAAAAGGGCCATTGTGCATCAAAtgcttttgcaaaaaaaaaaagtaatacgaCCAACCTAGTTAAAGTTGGCGCTAATTTCCTGGCGCTTCAATTTTAAAGCAATACGTTCATTCTCAATCTTCATTCTTTCATTCTCTAGCTTCAACTTTTCTAACTCAAGATCTTTTTTCCTACTAAACTTCTGCCACTTGAATCTTTGTTTCTTCAGCTCCAACATCTCGTCTTGAATTTGTAGCTTCTGCTCTTCTAACTGAAGTGAACGAGATTCAACCGATTGCTTTTGTAACCAAGCTGCTCTCATTTTTGGAAGGAAATCTTGATTCCCATCAGATTGAACTACAGGAGAATATGAACTTTTGTTGTACTCTCTACTGTTTAAAGCACTCCCAAAAGTAGCAACATCTACTTGTCCTTGCCCAGTTTTTAATCTCTTCAAAGGTTGCCTTGTTGCCCCATAGACTCCTCTACTATTTGCAAGGGAAGCATAATTCTCTTCAAAGTCATCCTGATCACTACTTTCCATATCTATATCATCTTTGTCATAATCATAGTGATGGGATCTTCTGATATCATCACTATCATGGTCATCTCTATTTTGAAGAGCCGCCTGCAGTGATTGTTGCAATGTTGGATCATGGGGTAAATGCAATCTATTACCATTATGGTAAGAACACATCTCTTCATAAAACAGATGTTTGGAGCTCAATATTTTTCGAACATGGTCCTTTTCTTTCTCGGAAAGATAATCAATCAAATCCAACAAAGAAGGATTTTCAACAACCCGACAGGAAGTTCCCCTCCCAAGCATAACATTAAGCTTTTTGTAGCTTTTACTAAGGTCATTGAATTTATCCTCACATTGTTGAGGTGAAACATGGTAACCTCTTTCAGCCATGACCTTAGAAATGGATTTCCATTTCCCTTTATTTTGTAGGACtgtaaattttcttcttttgctacTGTTGTCAAAAGTTGCATCCTCACCTATGTAAGACATGACCATTATTAGAAGTTTTACCATCTTATCAGTCCATTTCACCTGCTGCCAAGGAgtactttttttccctttaccCGCTTCATGATGACCATCAACACATTCTTCGACTAAACTTGCATCACTTGGTGAGGTCTTGTGTATACCCCTTTGATTAAACTCAGTCATTGACAAAATCTGATGATCACATTTCTGGAAGGATCCCATTGTAAGAGGCAAACCATCATGAATTGAGGAGTGCACTAAAGACCTTTGGCAATGATGAATATGTTGTTGGTTCATGGAATGAGGATGCTTCTCTTTTCGACGAACTCGCATTGATCTAGGCAAATCAGAACCACCAAAACGACCCCTACCTTGAAGCATACCTCTCTTTGACAACTTGCCTTCCATTGCTTCTCACaatcaacaaaaacatatcaaacCAATGAACCCATTTCACATCCAATTCTACTTCACACATATTTTTAAGTGCTTTTCACAAAACACGCACATCAGAATCACACAAAGCCATGCATAATATTCCAAGACCTTTTTAAATCCCACATATCAAACTTTCTagattttcaagtaaaaaaaacctAAATCAAACCATAATAGGATAACTCTTTTTCCAAAACATCATTTCATACACCAACATTCCCAAtgcactaacaaaaaaaatctcacaaCACAATACATCAAAGGGGTCCACCAAAGTGCTAAAATCATCCagagcaaaataaaataaaataaaataacaaatgcTCAACAAACATTCACAACAAAAGCCAAAACCCTTTTAGAGGCTCACCGGCGAAGAAGCTCAACAACTTCTCTGATCAAaatcttcacaaaatctgacACCCTTAGAAGCAAAGATTGAAACTTTTTCTCAAAATCAAGCTGAGAACCCTGAAACAAAGACAAACAACTAAAAAGAACACATCCTCAGTCACCAAGGAGTGAAGAAGTGTCGTAAGAAAACaagggaaaaagagaagaaaaagagcgAAATCACTAAAGACAAGGATTAGTTTGTGATGTGAACTAGTTACTATGTAACGAGGCTATATATAGGATACTAAGGAAAATAACGAAAGAACCTTAATGGTTCAATGTATGATGAAATTAGTGTAGACCAACCCAAGTATTTTATTGATTCTTTCACAATAAAGAAATGAgcctttaataataaaaattgaattcaatgtaaaaaattaaatccttccttcaatttaataataaaaattgaatcctttcttaaatttaataataaatatttaatcatcTCTTAAATGGTATTGAATTCAAATCTTAAATGTTTCTACGACTCTTTGTCGTATTtgaatacatttattttatttaaacgtTATTTCAATCCAAATCCtctgaatttattttttcaatgatGTCTATCCGAGTTGATTAAACCCTCTTATttctatagataaaaaaaataaagctcactcaaatcaaaagattaagcacatctttaatttttattttgacttgGTATTACTATCTTTTATTCTAAGTAtagatttttaagaaatttatttattttttatatattattttaatggtttaattttttagtttaatgcGATATAAAGACTTTTACCTTTTGTTCAATTAGAAATCATGTTAAATAAGAATTTTgagataataattataaaagtcattccaaagaaaaaaaaactacaaaagtCACTACTTTTACTATGCatgataatttgtaattaaataatagtataaacactcttttatATTATAAGTGCATTTAtacaaagattttttaaaaggttaaaatattatttaaatattttttttcaattatagtAGTTTCATCTCtacttatattttatgatttcatacatatatgataaattagaaataaaaaataacaaccataaaaattaatcaaaaaaaaataaataaacaatcttattaaataaaaattaaaaattaaggcattaattaatttttttaatttccaaatcacaacattaaataattataaaaaataaatatacatataaccAGAAATATAAgttaattcttaaatatgtttaggttatttattttttattaaatattatatatatatatatatatatattaatcgaattaagatataattaataatttaatatatgatttaCTTAAAGTATatgaacaaatattattttgaaaaaaatgtgacatAAGTTtcctacatatttttttttttctgaaactgATAGGAATTGgatttagtttcatttttttcattccacTTTTTATAAACCCAAACCCATCCCCATCTTTTAGAGGGGATAAGGATTGGAATAGGCAAATCCACCTCTGCATCGCCATGTTGCCATCCCTAATCTTCAATGATGTTGGGAATCATTCTATTACCAGTTTTCCTTTCAAATAGTTATGGAAAATGTTGATTCTTGAGAAGATCAAGATGACTACTAGCTCATTCTAAATAATGCTTTGCCAACTAATTTTCTCCGCTACAGGCCCCATctggcttcttcttcttcttcagccttCTCTCCATGTTCTTAGAATGACCAAGATATTATtcattgtctttgggactgccCAAAAGCTAGGGAAGTCTAGAGTTGCTTAGGCTTTCTCTCCCCCAAGGCTTTCTTAATTCCAACCCTCTCCTTTGGCTAAAGCATAGCTTTTAGCTCCAAGGGGGATTCTCTATGTTGTAGCATTATGATGGATTTGGAAGTGGCGcaacaacaaatttttttatgtggACAAGTGGGTTACTCAACAAGTCATTTGTTGGATTTATGCTTTGCacaatgatattgttttggctATGCAAGATTCTGCAAGTTGAGAGATGTTGCTCTCTACTTACCCAAATGGACTTGCCCTTTTCTTGGTATAGTTAAGCTCAATGTTGATAGTAGTTGTGTATTCCCTCGACCCTAGTGATAGGGACTGGTGGTCTGCATCGTGACCACAACAATGTTGTTAAGATTGCGGAGTTTTCTTCATCAGATGGATACAGTATGCCTTAAATGTGAAATTATAACGCTCCTTCAAGACCTTCGCTTTGCTTGGGACCGTGGATTTCCTAGTGTTTGCTACGAGATTGATAATACACAAGTTGTTGAGGTTGTGTGTTCTAGTATTTGTCCTCCTCCTCATCAATATGCACACCTCTTGCTACAAAATTTTCAGTTTATCAATAGAAAGTGGCATCTTTCCTTTATCCATATTGAGAGAGAGGTCAACGAAGCTACCCTGACAAATGTTGGGGTTAATCAATGTCAACCCTTTTGTACTTGGACCTTGTCCTCCCTTACCCTTGATGCTCTCTTGCTTAAGGACTCTGTCTAGGGTAGtttctcttgttattttttcgcagaataaaaaaaatattattactttaatCAAACACTTCTAAAATTCTTTTGTGCATCAAATGATTGTTTACTCTTACTACCATATGCCACTGAGTCACCAGATTTAGTTGAAAAACCAACCAAGCTCATCAAGTTTTACCTATTCATTTGCTCAAATCATCTAAAATGGTACTGGGGTGGGCCATGTATCTGATTTTTAGTTGaatttatgagtttaattttcgAGTAAGTCTAATAAAATCTATTTAAGAGCTGACCTGACCCTATTCACTGTGCTACTATCCCCACTGTTCTTGTCCCACGACTCACACCACCGAGACAGAACAAAACCCTAAAaccaccttcttcttcttcttcttcttcttcacggTTGATGCCCAATCCCTAAAACAAGGCTAATTCCACAATGAAGTTCGAGATAGAGGACATAACCGTGTACTTCCCCTACGACAACATCTACCCGGAGCAATACTCCTACATGGTAGAACTCAAGCGCGCCCTCGACGCCAAGGGCCACTGCCTCCTAGAAATGCCCACCGGCACGGGGAAAACCATCGCACTCCTCTCCTTGATCACAAGCTACGTTCTTTCCAAACCCCATTCCCCCCTCAAGCTCCTCTACTGCACCCGCACCGTCCACGAGATGGAGAAGACGCTCGCCGAGCTCCGCCTCCTCCACGACTACCAGCTCCGCCACCTTGGCCCCGCCGCCAAGATCCTCGCCCTTGGCCTGTCGTCCAGGAAGAATCTCTGCGTTAATCCGCGGGTTCTCGCCGCGGAGAATCGCGACTCCGTGGACGCTGGATGCCGGAAGCTGACCGCGTCGTGGGTCCGGGCGGTGGCCGCGGAGAACCCTGGCGTGCCGACGTGTGAGTTCTTTGAGCAGTATGAGCGGGCGGGGTCGTCCGCGGTTCTGCCTCCCGGGGTTTATACATTGCAGGTTGGGTTTTTGGGTCTTGATTGGGTTTGGATGTTAGTTATCTGATTGTGAATAGTTTGAAATTCCTAGTATGGAGGAAGATGAATTTGGTTTTGGTTGTTCACTTGTTCTGAAATGTTTGCAGCAAGGTTTCAAATCATGGTTATGGTTGCGGTTTCATTGCGATCTTTGATATTGTGGGAaattgtgaacaaatgtcgtaTTGTGGTTGCCATTGATACCTTGAAACCCTTGACGTTGTGGTTGAAAGTTGTGTAATTGCAGTTGCAGACTGTTTCGTAATTGCTGCGGCAAtcgatttttattttacttttttagcaTTTAATCTAGTTGAGGAATTGAGCTTCAATCTTAAATTATTTGTAGTGCCAATTATGTTTATGATTGTAGTGGGTTTATCGAGTTTAGGCATGCTTATCTTGGGTTCCattatttaacttatttataattttggtttgtttataAATTCAATTGACGATGATTCATGATAGACATCTTTTATAAGTTTAAGTGTGTATTTGATTATGGGTTGGGAATGTTTAGATGCACATCATTATCATTTTTGGACAAAATAAGTAGCTTTCACGTAGTGAGGGGTGTTTACGGTTAAGTTTGGATATTTAGTGTGATTGATTGAGAAGTTCAATTTTGGTCAGTTTTGGAAGTTCCCTACTGTTGaatgtttgattttgttatttttaacttgGTTGATTAGTATGTTTCGGATGTTCTATGATTATTTTGGAGTGTTTTGATTTTGTGGTTCATTGAAAGATTGAATTTTAAGGTTTTGGATGTTCACGGTTCTCCAATTTTAAAATCCACTGTCTGTGGGTGGTTGCTTGAgttttgcttttgcttttttaaattttagatgtTCTGTATGGCTGTGGGTTTggattttaatgaatttctGAAATGTTTGAAACTGAATGTGTCTGCGATTGTAGGACTTGAGAGTATATGGGAAGGAGAAGGGGTGGTGCCCATACTATTTGGCACGACATATGGTGCAGTTTGCCAACGTGGTGGTGTATAGCTATCAGTATTTGCTTGATCCAAAGGTGGCTGGCATAATATCTAAGGAAATGCAGAAAGAGTCAGTTGTTGTGTTTGATGAAGCTCATAATATTGATAATGTCTGTATTGAAGCGCTTAGTGTGAGTGTGAGGAGGCAGACTATTGAAGGTGCTAGAAGAAATCTTAATAGGATGCGTCAGGAAATTGACAAGTATGTGCTGTTTCTAGCTTTCTCCTCTTGTATGGTGCCAATTCTTTCACTATGACAACTCAAATAGGGAAGAACAGGAGAATAAATTAATAGAATTTAAGGATTCTGGTGAATTTGACATCTTCTGTACaatgcaaattatttttttaatacatttgttAGGTTGattcataaaagaaagaattaCAAAGGGTCAAACTTTACCTAGGGGCACCTGGAATTCCTGCCCTTTTCCCTGTGCAATAGTGCCATAATTGCTTTATTTTCCATTTGTATCCATAGCTGAAATTTGATTCAGATTCTCTTAACTATCGGAATTTGAACTGGTAGGAAGGTTCAAGGCCACTGATGCAGGTAGACTCCGTGCTGAATACAACAGGCTTGTCGAAGGTTTGGCACTAAGAGGAGACCTGCCTGGTATGTAGGATGTCAGTTTTGTTGTTAATGTCTTAATTCTTAAATGTTGCCTCTGGTCATCACTAactaaaatttcttttctttacatAGCTACTGATGCCTGGCTTGCAAATCCGGCCTTGCCTGATGATATACTAAAGGAGGCTGTACCTGGAAATATTCGCCGGGCTGAGCATTTTATTCATGTTTTGCGTAGATTAGTTCAATACCTTGAAGGGCGCTTGGATACTGAGAATGTGGAGAAGGAGAGCCCTGTTAGCTTTGTTGTTTCTATTCTTAACCATGCCGGAATTGACCAAAAAGCACTAAAGTTCTGTTATGATCGCCTTCATTCTTTGATGATGACATTGGAAATTACAGACACCGATGAGTTCCTTCATATCCAAACTATATGTGATTTTGCCACCCTTGTAGGAACATATGCTCGTGGTTTTTCTATTATAATTGAACCTTTTGATGAGCGAATGCCACATATTCCTGATCCTGTATTACAGGTTAGCATTgttgtttttgatttttatttactctatttgcTGTTTTAACCTTAAAATTAGCTCTGTTAtgcaacatttatttatttcctgCGTTTATCTAGTAccctttttcttattattattattattttttatcatttcagCTTTGTTGCCATGATGCTTCTCTTGCTATCAAGCCAGTTTTTGAGCGATTTCAGTCTGTTGTGATTACATCTGGCACACTAAGCCCAATAGATTTGTACCCTCGTCTTTTGAATTTCAATCCTGTTGTCAGTAGAAGTTTTACTATGTCCTTAACAAGAGATTGCATATGTCCTATGGTGCTTACCCGTGGCAGGTATTCCCATAATTTACTACCCTGTATTTTAAAACAGACCTTGTTAATTGTTAATACGTTACATTTTAAATCTCCGATTTGCTTGAAAGTGACCTCTTTTACTTCcccctttgttttatttttaatgtttaatcgGTTTCTTGTTTCAGTGATCAGCTTCCAGTCAGTACGAAATTTGATATGAGAAGTGATCTGGGTGTGGTAAGGAATTATGGAAGACTCTTGTTGGAAATGGCTTCAGTTGTTCCGGATGGGATTGTATGTTTCTTTGTTAGTTACTCATATATGGATGGGATAGTCAATACTTGGAATGAAAATGGAATTTTAAAGGTTAGTTAGATTCTTTGATATCCAGTCCACGGGTAGAGTAGTAGTATTTGTTATATAGTTTGGTGGTGTGCTAAAAGCATCTTTTTTTTCCAGGAAATAATGCAACATAAACTTGTCTTTATTGAGACTCAGGATGTGGTAGAGACTACATTGGCTCTTGATAACTATCGCAAGGCTTGTGATTGTGGAAGAGGTGCTATCTTTTTTTCTGTTGCTAGGTAAGATAACAGAAAAGTATCCTCCTGGGTTCTTGCATGATAAGATCAATCAAACTGCACTCTCTTTCCATctttgatgcttcttttttgttgaattgtacattaaaattggatcttgAGATTTGAACTCTTCATTATCAGTACTATTTTGCTTTTGTATGTACATGCTCATATGCATACCTGTTCCCTTGCTTGATGCACATTTAACAAACTAGATTGTTTAGattttagaaattagaataGCCTATGCAACTCCCCCGATTAAGGCAGATTTTAAGGTTGATTTTTTATACAACAACTAGTTGCTGTAATTGCTTATTACCTTACCTATCTATTAAGTTCATCCGATCCTAAGAATATATCTACTTGTTTGCAGGGGAAAGGTTGCTGAAGGTATAGATTTTGATCGACATTATGGCCGACTAGTAATCATGTTTGGTGTTCCTTTTCAATACACATTAAGCAAGTGAGTTTCATTTGACTAAATTTCTGAACAAGTATAATTTAGAACTATTATATTTCTTGTCAAAATTATGGAGGTTGAATTGCAGATTGTAGAACTTATTAGAGTAATAAATTTTCAGGATTTTGCTTGCACGTCTGGAATATCTACGGGATACTTTTCAAATTAAGGAAGGAGATTTTCTGACTTTTGATGCATTGGtttgactctctctctctctctctgtctctctctctatctctatctCTTATAATTACTGCAGATAATTTGATCATCAGATTCCTAAACTTTTATGCTTAAGCAGAGACAAGCTGCTCAATGTGTGGGTCGTGTAATCCGTTCAAAGGCTGATTATGGAATGATGATTTTTGCAGACAAAAGGTTAGTATCCTTGAGTCCTTTTGCTTCCATGAACATGTTGAACATTTGGGAAAATGTGAGGGTTGCTTATAGTATTCTACGCTGACGTTAATTTGATGAAGCCAACTTGCTAGTTTCTAGTTTTGATTCAAAAAGCACAATGCACTCTTCTCTTTGTAACTTTATGGAATTTGTCCTGAAATGGATTGGAAGTTATTGGTTGTCTCTAATAATGAATGAcaaaccaaaagaaacttgACAATCTTCAGAATCCAGTTtgtcaagcaaagaaagaaatatGTTTGTTCAGGTCCATGACATGTTTAGTTTCAAAAACCAATGTAACTAACAGATATAATCAGCAAAAATTGGTAAATGTCTCtgtaaatatcaataattacaGTCACAAATTCTATACATTATATAGGAAATAACCAATTTAAACTTATGAAAGTCTGCATGAATAAATGGCCTATTTTACCTATGATGATTGCTCCATTTATGGTTTTGGCTTCTACTTTTCTCTATGACAGTGTTCTGACAGTAAATAGTAATACATTGTTGGTTATAACTTCTGCACTCTGCAGGTATAGTCGCCATGACAAACGTTCAAAATTGCCTAGTTGGATACTATCTCACTTACATGATGCCCACCTGAACTTGAGCACAGACATGGCTTTGCATATAGCACGTGAGGTATGcccttttgctttattttgcattttctttttatcctctTTTTCTGTTGTTTATTTCCCTTCAGATAAATTATGCTTCTATTTTATCTTAAGCAGTATGATTGTGCCTGCCAAGACCTGTAGTTTGGAAGGTAGCAATTAAGACCCAGGCCTTCTTGTGCActtgatttagtgatattgtaAAAACCTTGTTTCACAGTTTAACTAGAATATATGTATGCACAGAAGCATGCATGCGTATGTACGCACTAGTTGGTGTTGGAACATGGTTACATAAATGGTTGTGACCTTTTCAGAGTTGCATGTTAGTGATACAATATCTGTTTGTTTGAATGCATAATGACACTTTTCTTATCTGTTGAATGCAGTTCCTCAGGAAAATGGCCCAGCCTTATGATAAAACCGGTGGCACTGGCAGGAAAACCTTGTTGTCCCAGGAAGACTTGGAGAAGATGGCTGTCAGTGGCTTGGATGATATGATGTATTGAGGCATGCCTACAAAATTTTCTGAACCGGGGTTGCTTTCATCTGAATATTAATTCCATATGCAGTTCCCATTTTCACATAGATATAGAGGAAGTGTCATTTTGATGAGAATATGATTTCACGGAGCAATCCATAATGATGAGACACCTTGTTTTTAGCATTGAAATCTAGTTGAGGCTTCGATCTtaagttattttgttttgtttttttttttttgctcagcattaagttattttgtaTTACTTATTGAAATCTAGTTGGGTACTATTGCATGCTTATCCTGGGTTCCATTATTTATCgtatttatcattttagtttgtTTATAAATTCATTTGATAATGATTCATgatagacattttttttatcatggtaAGGTTTAGGTGCCTGTCATTTGAAGCTTCATGAAATAGCTTGTCTGTTTTTTGGACATTTGACGTGAAAGTATAGATAAACTTGTCTAACAAAAGCTGAACCAAATACAGGAAAAATTAAAGCCTTGCAACTTGTCTAACAAAATTTTGTAACTTtggtgtaatttttaattgtttacatttttatttcttacatttaattaattaaatcattttatggTACTTTATATGAATATTAGGTCtagaattca
The Glycine max cultivar Williams 82 chromosome 16, Glycine_max_v4.0, whole genome shotgun sequence genome window above contains:
- the LOC100805861 gene encoding uncharacterized protein; its protein translation is MEGKLSKRGMLQGRGRFGGSDLPRSMRVRRKEKHPHSMNQQHIHHCQRSLVHSSIHDGLPLTMGSFQKCDHQILSMTEFNQRGIHKTSPSDASLVEECVDGHHEAGKGKKSTPWQQVKWTDKMVKLLIMVMSYIGEDATFDNSSKRRKFTVLQNKGKWKSISKVMAERGYHVSPQQCEDKFNDLSKSYKKLNVMLGRGTSCRVVENPSLLDLIDYLSEKEKDHVRKILSSKHLFYEEMCSYHNGNRLHLPHDPTLQQSLQAALQNRDDHDSDDIRRSHHYDYDKDDIDMESSDQDDFEENYASLANSRGVYGATRQPLKRLKTGQGQVDVATFGSALNSREYNKSSYSPVVQSDGNQDFLPKMRAAWLQKQSVESRSLQLEEQKLQIQDEMLELKKQRFKWQKFSRKKDLELEKLKLENERMKIENERIALKLKRQEISANFN
- the LOC100806384 gene encoding general transcription and DNA repair factor IIH helicase subunit XPD produces the protein MKFEIEDITVYFPYDNIYPEQYSYMVELKRALDAKGHCLLEMPTGTGKTIALLSLITSYVLSKPHSPLKLLYCTRTVHEMEKTLAELRLLHDYQLRHLGPAAKILALGLSSRKNLCVNPRVLAAENRDSVDAGCRKLTASWVRAVAAENPGVPTCEFFEQYERAGSSAVLPPGVYTLQDLRVYGKEKGWCPYYLARHMVQFANVVVYSYQYLLDPKVAGIISKEMQKESVVVFDEAHNIDNVCIEALSVSVRRQTIEGARRNLNRMRQEIDKFKATDAGRLRAEYNRLVEGLALRGDLPATDAWLANPALPDDILKEAVPGNIRRAEHFIHVLRRLVQYLEGRLDTENVEKESPVSFVVSILNHAGIDQKALKFCYDRLHSLMMTLEITDTDEFLHIQTICDFATLVGTYARGFSIIIEPFDERMPHIPDPVLQLCCHDASLAIKPVFERFQSVVITSGTLSPIDLYPRLLNFNPVVSRSFTMSLTRDCICPMVLTRGSDQLPVSTKFDMRSDLGVVRNYGRLLLEMASVVPDGIVCFFVSYSYMDGIVNTWNENGILKEIMQHKLVFIETQDVVETTLALDNYRKACDCGRGAIFFSVARGKVAEGIDFDRHYGRLVIMFGVPFQYTLSKILLARLEYLRDTFQIKEGDFLTFDALRQAAQCVGRVIRSKADYGMMIFADKRYSRHDKRSKLPSWILSHLHDAHLNLSTDMALHIAREFLRKMAQPYDKTGGTGRKTLLSQEDLEKMAVSGLDDMMY